One bacterium genomic window, ACTTGCCGTCAAATCGGGACTCATACTCTATTCTGTCCTGATCAATATGCACGCTGCCACGGTCGATCTTGAGATACTTCCGGTATCCTTTGTTCCCGATAAGCTTTTTGGGGCCTGTTTTGATCTTCTCCTCTAAAGAATCGACGATGCCCTGGCGGTCATGGGCGTCTTTTCGGGCCTGTCTGGGGTTGAGGCAGACAATGTAGCGATTGCCGTTCAACAGAACCTCTTTAACCTTAAGGGGAGACGGGTCCTTGGAAGATTTTCCTTCCGGGTAAACCTCACTGTATCGGCCCGGCCGAGAAAGCACATCCAGCTTGATCTCATTCACTTTACGCATCCGGGCTCCAAGAATGTAGGGAATCTGCTTCTTATCCAGTTCCTCCAATGTTGATGGACTCGCAAAAAGTCCATCAACGCGCCCCGCGCGGGGCGCCCAAATCAAGGACTCACTCCGTAAGTCATTGATTTGTAAGGAAAGGGAAAACCACGCTTTTCCCTTTCCGTGGAGCGAAAAGTCCCGGATTGGAC contains:
- a CDS encoding transposase, whose protein sequence is PIRDFSLHGKGKAWFSLSLQINDLRSESLIWAPRAGRVDGLFASPSTLEELDKKQIPYILGARMRKVNEIKLDVLSRPGRYSEVYPEGKSSKDPSPLKVKEVLLNGNRYIVCLNPRQARKDAHDRQGIVDSLEEKIKTGPKKLIGNKGYRKYLKIDRGSVHIDQDRIEYESRFDGKWVLITNTDLPADQVAVKYKELWQVEQVFRDVKSILETRPVYHQRDANIRGHVFCSFLALALRKELDRRIEKAGHSFEWADIKQDLKALQEVTIEDSGKSLALRTECVGTCGKVFQAAGVAIPPTIREI